The Ananas comosus cultivar F153 unplaced genomic scaffold, ASM154086v1, whole genome shotgun sequence genome includes a region encoding these proteins:
- the LOC109705830 gene encoding uncharacterized protein LOC109705830 yields the protein MKKLYHGKAGRRVHPSAPPPPPSASPKFLIQLAALPAAVLALAAALSPEEQEVLAYLLSGGGEGGGGGKGRRRRRGGGAVLHPPELGCGCFACYKSFWARWDASPNRHVIHRIIDAVEEQALEPRRGRRRRGKCGSAQQQQQPLEAAAAEEDGVEETAAAAEEKGIAIADDEHDGDDDGDDEDDDDDADDADEEEEEEDEEEEGEEGVGGGLSNGDGESKSTVRKFVSFIVDRVWGN from the coding sequence ATGAAAAAGCTCTACCACGGGAAGGCCGGCCGTCGGGTCCACCCGTCcgctcccccgccgccgccgtcggcgTCCCCAAAATTTCTGATTCAGCTGGCAGCCCTCCCCGCCGCCGTCCTGGCCCTGGCGGCCGCCCTCTCTCCCGAGGAGCAAGAAGTCCTCGCCTACCTCCtctccggcggcggcgaaggaggaggaggaggaaaagggcGGCGCCGCCGGCGCGGCGGAGGCGCCGTGCTCCACCCGCCGGAGCTGGGCTGCGGGTGCTTCGCCTGCTACAAGAGCTTCTGGGCGCGGTGGGACGCGTCGCCGAACCGCCACGTGATCCACCGCATCATCGACGCCGTCGAGGAGCAGGCCCTCGAGCCCCGCcgcgggcgccgccgccgcgggaaGTGCGGCAGcgcgcagcagcagcagcagccgctgGAGGCGGCGGCTGCGGAGGAGGACGGCGTTGAGGagacagcggcggcggccgaggagaAGGGGATTGCGATCGCCGATGATGAGCACGATGGCGACGATGATGGGGACGATGAAGATGACGACGATGATGCCGATGATGccgatgaagaagaagaagaagaagacgaagaagaagaaggagaagaaggggttGGTGGGGGGCTTAGCAACGGTGATGGTGAGAGCAAGAGCACGGTGAGGAAGTTTGTGAGTTTTATTGTGGACAGGGTTTGGGGAAACTGA
- the LOC109705832 gene encoding uncharacterized protein LOC109705832: MQQSAFATCEEVRAPPAGPDRRSPVFCPKPRRLGPLSPVDPVRPLRWHVSHQADLSEPKAGAELLDLFLTKGGRSEQRGIISAVLIRVRPPTRCHRTAGPDGPFGETAACRAGPYPVRRRRPPEKAASRAKSARLPPPSASRASTSGRRSCGGITPRSRIINNKILLFETQKTKHNGPQ, translated from the exons ATGCAGCAGAGCGCGTTCGCCACGTGTGAGGAGGTGCGGGCCCCACCGGCCGGACCGGACCGGCGCAGCCCGGTTTTTTGCCCCAAACCGCGCCGGCTCGGACCGCTCTCCCCCGTCGACCCGGTCCGACCCCTCCGCTGGCACGTTAG ccATCAAGCGGATCTGAGTGAACCCAAAGCAGGTGCCGAGCTACTTGACTTGTTTCTAACCaag GGAGGTAGATCAGAGCAACGTGGCATAATCTCCGCCGTTCTTATCCGCGTTCGACCCCCGACCCGGTGCCACAGAACCGCTGGTCCCGACGGCCCGTTCGGCGAGACGGCCGCATGCCGGGCCGGGCCTTACCCGGTTCGCCGCCGTCGCCCTCCGGAGAAGGCTGCGTCGCGCGCCAAGTCggcccgcctcccgccgccgtcCGCGTCGAGGGCTTCGACTTCGGGGCGCCGCTCATGCGGCGGCATCACCCCGCGGTCGcggataataaataataaaatattgttatttgaAACACAGAAAACAAAACATAACGGccctcaataa